The genome window ATCATGCTGCAGCCGAAGCGCTTCCCCGTGACCTTCACCACCGGCGTCTTTCCTCGGGGCGAGAAGGAGGTGCCCACCGTGTGGTCCGAGCGCATCCCGCTCTCGTCCAGCCACTGGATCTGTGCTCCCTCGCGCTTGGCCGCAGCCTGAATGGCCGGATACTCCTCCTTCAGCCAGCGCTCCACTGCCTTGGGATCCTGCTGGTACGCGCGGCGCGCGGGCTTCTGCGGCGTGAAGCCCCACTCCTTGAGGTACCTCCCCGCCGTCTTCTCCGAGATCACGATCCCGAAGCGCTCCTCGATGAGCTTCGCCACCGCCGCCCGGGTCCAGAGATAGAAGGGCAGCTTCAGTTGATCGGGGCAACGGTCGCGCACCAGTTCGGCGATCACCGCCGCCTGCTCCGGCGAGAGGCTTCTCTTCTCTCCCCGGCGCCGGCCACGCTTGCGTGCCACCAGGGCGGACGCGCCGCCTTTCGCATGCGCCTTCAGCCAGTTGCGCACCGCCTGTGCGGTGACGCCAACCAGCCCGGCCGCCTGGGACTTCGACATCCCCAACGTTCGCACCGCGTGCACGGCGATGCGCCGCTTTTCTTCCTGGGCAGCCGGGGACAGGGACCGCGCATCACGATTTTCCATGCCCCCAATATATCGCTCCAGTCTGCAATATGCAAACTATTTATCGTCCGGAGTAATAATTGGCGGAGATGCTTCGACCGGCAAGCCGTGCGGGACCGGCATCGAAAAAGAAAATCTCACCCAGAGGACGCAGAGCCGCAGAGGAAGGCACGTCCCTCCTCTGCGGCTCTGCGTCCTCTGCGTGAGATAACTAGATCAGGTGGCGGCCACGAGCGCAGCCAGCGTGCCCGATGCGCCCCACTGCTCGCAGAACGCGACGAGCGCGTCGGCATTGTCCTCCGCCTGCGCTTGGAGCGCGTGGGTGAGGAGTGCGTCCGCCGCGAGGAGCGGGAGCGCGTCCTCGCGGCAGCCGGAGCCGCCGCGGAGGTCGCCGTACAGCCGCATCGCTGCTGCGGCCAGCGCGTCGGCGACGGGGGCGTGCGCGTCCGCCGGCAACGCGGCGAGCATCGCGTCCATCAGCGCGGGCGGCGCCTCAGGCGCGTTCGCGCGCAGCCACCCTGCGGCGGGGGAGATGGTTGGCTCTGCCAAACGTTCGTACGTCTCCGTCGGCGGTCGTGTGGGGTCGGTTATAGATCCTTCGGCCTGCAACCGACCGTGGGTACGCTGGTTACGGTCTGGCCGGCCTCAGGATGACGTCTGTCTGCTGCTCGTGCGAGTGCCTCCGTCACTGGGCACTGGGCACTGGGCACTGGGCACTTACTTCCCCGCCAGCATCTTCCGCACGACCTCGCCGACGGCGGCCAGGGCGTCGGGGATGCGCTCGGGGTGGGCGACGCCTGCCTGCGCCATGTGCGGCTTGCCGCCGCCCTTGCCGCCCGCCAGCGCCGCCACCTCGCGCACCACCGCGTCGGCACGAAGCCCACGGGTGATCAGGTCGTCCGTCACCACCGCCAGCAGCATCGGCCGCTCGCCGCCGCCGGCCAGCACGGCCACGCCGCTCCCCAGCCGCTCGCGCACGCGGTCGCCCAGCGCGCGCAGGCCGTCGGCGTTGTCCGCGTCCACCGGCGTGGCGATCACCTTCGTGCCGTCCACGCTCTGCGCCGCGTCCACCAGCCCGCCGACCACGTCGCCGCCGCCCTGGGTGCGCGCCCGCTCCAGCTGGCGCTGCAGCTCGCGGTTCTGCTCCAGCACCTGCTGCAGGCGGGGCAGCAGGTTCTCCTCGCGCGTCCGGAGCGCCGACGCGGCTTCGCGCAGGATGCGCTCGCCACGCAGGACCAGCTCGTACGCGCCGGGGCCGGTCACCGCCTCGATGCGGCGCACGCCGCCCGCCACGCCGCTTTCCGAGACGATGCGGAAGAGGCCGATCTGCCCCGTGGTGCGCACGTGCGTGCCGCCGCACAGCTCCATGCTGAAGCCGGGGATCTCCACCACGCGCACGTGGTCGCCGTACTTCTCGCCGAACAGCGCCATGGCGCCGCGCTCGCGGGCCTCGTGCAGCCCCATCACCTCGGTGCGCACCGCGTCGTTGCGCCAGATCTCGCGGTTCACGATCTCCTCGATCCGCGCGAGCTCCTCGGGCGACAGCGGGCCGTTGTGCGAGAAGTCGAAGCGCAGCCGGTCGGGCGCCACCAGCGACCCCATCTGGTGCACGTGCTCGCCCAGCACCTTCCGCAGCGCCGCATGGAGAAGATGCGTCGCGGTGTGGTTGCGCTCGGTGTCGCGGCGCGTGGACTCCTCCACCTCGGCGCGCACGTGGCTGGCGGAGAAATCTCCCTCCACCGGCCCGATCACCGCGATCCGGCCGCCCACCTTGCGCACCTCGTTCACGCGCATCGTCCACCGGTCGCCGTGCACGTGGCCGGTGTCGCTGATCTGCCCGCCGCTCTCGGCGTAGAACGGGTTCTCGCGCAGCTGCAGGGCGATGCGGCCGTCGTCCATCCACCGGTACGCCAGGATGTCGGTCTCGAGCGCCGTGGCCCGGTACGCGGCGAACTCCTGCTCCGCGCCGGCCGCGTCGCCCACCGATTCCCATCCGTCGGCGAAGGCGTCGGCCTCCACGGCGATGCCGCTGGCCGCGCGGTCCTCGCGGCTGCGGCGGCGCTGCGCCTCGAGCTCCTCCTCGAAACCGGTCAGGTCGATCTCGTAGCCGCGCTCCCGCGCCATCAGCTCGGTGAGATCGACGGGGAAGCCGTAGGTGTCGTACAGCTTGAAGACGTCCTTGCCGCTGATCATCCCGCTCCCGCCCTGGGGCGCCACCTCGTCGAAGCGCTTCATCCCCGCGTCGATGGTCGACAGGAAGCGCTCCTCCTCCGCGCGCGTGTTGCGGACGATGTACGCGCGCCGCGCGAGCAGCTCGGGATAGGCCACGCCCATGCGGTCGATCACCGCCTCCACCACGCCGGCGAGGGTGGGCTCGCGGCGTCCCATCAGCCAGGCGTGGCGCACCGCGCGGCGGAGGATGCGGCGCAGCACGTAGCCGCGCCCCTCGTTCGACGGAAAGACGCCGTCCGCCAGCAGGAACGCCGTCGCGCGCGCGTGGTCGGCCAGCACGTGGTAGCTGGCGCCGTGCGGGGTGTCGTACTCGTAGTCGATGCCCACGATCTCCACCGCGCGGGCGATGATGTCGGTGAAGACGTCGGTCTTGTAGTTCGAGTCGACGCCCTGCAGCACGCTGGTCACGCGCTCCAGCCCCGAGCCGGTGTCGATGGACGGCGCGGGGAGCGGGGTCAGGTTGCCGTCGGCATCGCGGTCGTACTGCATGAACACGAGGTTCCAGATCTCCAGGAACTCGCCCGCGTCGCTCGCCTCCACGAACTCCTCGAGGGACACGTCGGTGCCGCGCTTCCCCTCGGGCCGCATGTCGAAGTGGATCTCGCTGCAGGGGCCGCAGGGGCCGGTGTCGGCCATCTGCCAGAAGTTGTCCTTGTCGCCCAGCTTGAAGATGCGCGCCTCGGGGAGCCCGCTGATCTCCTTCCAGAGCGCGACCGCCTCGTCGTCGGTGTAGTGCACGGTGGCCCAGAGGCGCTCCTTGGGCATCCCGAAGACCTCGGTCAGCAGCTCCCAGGCGAAGCGGATGGCGTCGTGCTTGAAGTAGTCGCCGAACGAGAAGTTGCCCAGCATCTCGAAGAACGTGTGGTGCCGGGCCGTGTAGCCCACGTTCTCGAGGTCGTTGTGCTTGCCGCCGGCGCGCACGCACTTCTGGCTGGTGGCCGCGCGGGTGTAGCCGGGGTCCTCCATCCCCAGGAACACCTTCTTGAACGGCACCATCCCCGCGTTGGTGAACAGCAGCGTGGGGTCGTCGGCGGGGACGAGGGACGAGCTGGGGCGTACCTCGTGGCCCTGGCGGGCGAAGTAGTCCAGGAATGCGGCGCGGATCTCGTCGGAGCGCATGTATCCGTCAGGAAAAGGCTTGCGGTTGATGGTCCTTCGACAACTTAACCTGCCGCGGGGGACGGTCTCAAGGCCGAACCGGCGCGGGCGGCGGCCCCGCAAGGCCCTCACCCGAAAATCCGGAAGGGCCGAGACATAACCCCCGTCTCGGCCCTTCCGGATTTTCGACCTCTCCCGACAGCAGGAGAGGTGAACTGCAACTGCAACTCAGCGCACACCCTGCCTTCTGTTCTCCCCTCTCCTGCGCAGCGGGGGAGGGCCGGGGGAGGGGGTCAGCCGGGCGGGCAGGATCCGTCCCGGATCGAGCCGAAGCCTCTCCCCACGCTGAGGTCTCCCCCTCCCCCAGTCGGTTTTGGGGGAGGGGGCCCGGGGGGAGAGGGCCTCCGCGCCGGTCCCCTTTCTTCGTTCCGCAGCATCGCCTGCACTGATTTCAGGCGAAGGCGATTCCGGCAAACTGTTCCGGTCCCATACACGCTGTGCGGAATCGCGACGGAGGTTGCGGCGCGAAAACGCGGCGGCGCCCGCCCCGGAGTGGGGACGGACGCCGCCGGTTCGTGCGGAGATGCGCGCGGGATCAGTTGTACGCGCGGCCGTGCTGGTCGGCGCGCGTGGCGCAGCGCCGGCACAACAGCAACGGATAGCACAACTTGCGGTCCCACTTCTTCGACTTGCAGCGAGGGCAGGCAGGAGCCATCACCTGCCGGATCACCCACCACCCCACCCCTAGCACGATGGCGCCTGCGGCGATTCCCATGGAGATGCGTTCGCGGGTTGACAGCCTGGGCGGCGAGCGCGCGCCGCCGCGCCCTCCAGCCGGACGGGCGCATTCCTGACATTCGGTCTCTCAAGAACGGTGCCACGTGCGTATCGATTCCACCGCAGCTCCGTCACGCTTCAACGCGCGGGACAGCCGGGTTGTGACGCACCGTTTTCGAGGGATTCGGCGACAAACCTGTCGCCCCCGGCGCCGTCCCGCAACTCCGGCCGCGTCAGGGCGGCGCCAGCGTCACGCGCGCGCCCAGCCAGAGCCCCGCGCCCACCGCCGCCGCCATCAGCGCCAGCCCCGCGCCCGCCGTCCGCCGGAAAGACGGCGAGCCGAGCGCCAGCGTCACAGCCAGCTTCAGCGCCGTGTTGGCGAGGATGCCGATGGCGATGGCCCGCGCGCCGAGCGCGGCCGCGGCGGCGGTGGGGCCCAGGCGGCTCATCGACAGCGTCAGCGCGTCCATGTCGGTGAGCCCCAGCGCGGCGGCGCTCGCCAGCACGCCCGGGCTCCCCCAGGTCTGGCGGACGAAGGCGACGGCGTAGAGGACGAGCTGGAAGGCCACCGCCATCTGGATGGCGGTCCACAGGTTCAGCGGGCTGCGAGGCTGCGGCGGGGCGGCGGCCGCGGCGGGCCCGGGGCGCAGGAGCGACCACGCCACCATCGCGCCGCCGGCCAGCAGCGGGGGCGCGAGGTAGGGCGCGAGCGCCACCGTCACCGCCGGGTTGAGGATGGCGGTGAGGACGGCGATGCGCGGCAGCAGCACGGTGCACGCGCCGACCACGCCCGACGCCAGCGGCCGCGCCATCTCGGGCTCGCGGCGGCTCAGGCGCGAGAAGTGGAGGGTGACGGCGGTGGAGGAGATGAGCCCGCCCAGCATCCCCGCCACGCCGTAGCCGCGCTCGGCGCCCACCGCGCGGCGCGCCAGGTACCCGGCGAAGTTGAGGCCGCTGAAGAGGAGGACGACGATCCACAGCCCGCGCGGGCGGATGCCGCCCAACGGGCCGTAGCTGCCGTCGGGAAGGAGGGGGAGGACGACCAGTGCCAGCACGGCGAACTGCAGCGCGCCCCGCAACTCGTCGGCGTCGATCGCGCGCACGGCGCGGTGCAGGCGCGCCTTCTCGCTGAGCGCCAGGACGACGACGGCTGCCGCGCCGCTGGCCAGCGCCTCCTCGCCGGTGCCCGCCAGGGTGCCGAGGGCGAGCACCGCCAGCGCGGCGGCCTCGGTGGTCCCGTCCACCGCCTCGCCGTCGCCCCGGCGTCTCGCGGCGGCGAGGTAGCCGGCCACGGAGAGCGCGGCACCGCCGGCGAGGAGCGCGACGGCCAGCGGCAGCAGCGGCCCGCCGGCCAGCGTTCCCGCCACGCCGCCGGTCAGGCCCAGGAGGAAGAAGGTGCGCGCGCCGGCGAACCGGGCGTGCGGGCCCGAGGCGTGGCCGGACCACTCGCGCTCGATCCCCACGGCGGCGCCGACCAGCGCCGCCACGGCCAGGCGCTCGGCCCCGGCGATCACCCCGGCCGTCCCGCCCGCGCGGGCACGGCGGTCACCGCGCGGAGCCCGGCGCGCGGCCGGCCTCGCGGGCGAGCAGGTCGGCCACCTTCCGCTCCTCCCACTCGGGGCCCCACCAGCGCCTGCCGGCCATCGCCACGCAGTGCGACACGATCCCCACGCCCCACCCCATCGCCGGCCACTGCACCCACCAGCCGCGGCCGGTGGCGGCGTCGACCAGCGCCAGCAGCAGCATCACTCCCATGTACAGCGTGAGGTGGGAATAGAAGCCGCGCAACTCGGCCGCGTCGCGGTGCGCCCAGTCGATCCGTTCCTGCTCCGTCATCGTTCCCTCCCTTCGGGTTGAAACGCCTGCCGATCCAAGCTTATGCGGGAGATGCGGGGACGGATGTCGGGAGTGCGATGGATGCGCTGTCGGGCGGGAGGCCGCGTCGAGGCGAGGAAATGCCTCACACGGAGGGGGATGGAATCTCACGCGGAGCCGCGGAGGAGCATCGGCACCTCCTCCGCGTCTCCGCGCCTCCGCGTGAGATCTAACGATTTCTAATGTGATCGATTCGTGGCTGGCGCGCCGGGCGCGGAACATTAGAATCCCCCAATATCCCAGAACGTCCAATCCCCATGGACCGCTGGAGCCCGCGGATGAGCCGTCGTACCGTCGTACTGTGTGCCTGCGCCGCGATCGCCGCGTGCGCGCCGTCATCCCCATCTCCCACCCCCACACCCGCGCCGCCCGCCGCAGCCCCTGTGCCCGCAGCGGCGCCGGCGCCGCTGCGGACGGTGTCGCGCGACTCGCTGCGGCCGCGGCTGCCGACGGGTGCGACCCTCGACCCCGCCGCGCCGATGACCGACGTGGGGCCGATGCCGCTGGCCATGCTCCCCGCGCCCGAGGGCGACCGCGTGGTGATGCTGATCTGCGGGTGGCGGCAGCAGGGGCTGCAGGTGGCGGATCTCAACGGCCGCGTGCTGCAGACGGTCGACCAGCCCGCGGCGTTCGTGGGGCTCGCCTTTTCGCCGGACGGGCGCACGCTGTACGCGTCGGGGGGCAACCAGGACGTCGTCTACCGCTATGCCTGGGCGAACGGCGCGGCCACGCTGCGCGACTCGCTCGTCCTGGCGGTGAAGCAGCC of Longimicrobium sp. contains these proteins:
- a CDS encoding 2TM domain-containing protein; the protein is MTEQERIDWAHRDAAELRGFYSHLTLYMGVMLLLALVDAATGRGWWVQWPAMGWGVGIVSHCVAMAGRRWWGPEWEERKVADLLAREAGRAPGSAR
- a CDS encoding DUF4010 domain-containing protein, which translates into the protein MIAGAERLAVAALVGAAVGIEREWSGHASGPHARFAGARTFFLLGLTGGVAGTLAGGPLLPLAVALLAGGAALSVAGYLAAARRRGDGEAVDGTTEAAALAVLALGTLAGTGEEALASGAAAVVVLALSEKARLHRAVRAIDADELRGALQFAVLALVVLPLLPDGSYGPLGGIRPRGLWIVVLLFSGLNFAGYLARRAVGAERGYGVAGMLGGLISSTAVTLHFSRLSRREPEMARPLASGVVGACTVLLPRIAVLTAILNPAVTVALAPYLAPPLLAGGAMVAWSLLRPGPAAAAAPPQPRSPLNLWTAIQMAVAFQLVLYAVAFVRQTWGSPGVLASAAALGLTDMDALTLSMSRLGPTAAAAALGARAIAIGILANTALKLAVTLALGSPSFRRTAGAGLALMAAAVGAGLWLGARVTLAPP
- a CDS encoding IS630 family transposase, whose product is MENRDARSLSPAAQEEKRRIAVHAVRTLGMSKSQAAGLVGVTAQAVRNWLKAHAKGGASALVARKRGRRRGEKRSLSPEQAAVIAELVRDRCPDQLKLPFYLWTRAAVAKLIEERFGIVISEKTAGRYLKEWGFTPQKPARRAYQQDPKAVERWLKEEYPAIQAAAKREGAQIQWLDESGMRSDHTVGTSFSPRGKTPVVKVTGKRFGCSM
- the alaS gene encoding alanine--tRNA ligase is translated as MRSDEIRAAFLDYFARQGHEVRPSSSLVPADDPTLLFTNAGMVPFKKVFLGMEDPGYTRAATSQKCVRAGGKHNDLENVGYTARHHTFFEMLGNFSFGDYFKHDAIRFAWELLTEVFGMPKERLWATVHYTDDEAVALWKEISGLPEARIFKLGDKDNFWQMADTGPCGPCSEIHFDMRPEGKRGTDVSLEEFVEASDAGEFLEIWNLVFMQYDRDADGNLTPLPAPSIDTGSGLERVTSVLQGVDSNYKTDVFTDIIARAVEIVGIDYEYDTPHGASYHVLADHARATAFLLADGVFPSNEGRGYVLRRILRRAVRHAWLMGRREPTLAGVVEAVIDRMGVAYPELLARRAYIVRNTRAEEERFLSTIDAGMKRFDEVAPQGGSGMISGKDVFKLYDTYGFPVDLTELMARERGYEIDLTGFEEELEAQRRRSREDRAASGIAVEADAFADGWESVGDAAGAEQEFAAYRATALETDILAYRWMDDGRIALQLRENPFYAESGGQISDTGHVHGDRWTMRVNEVRKVGGRIAVIGPVEGDFSASHVRAEVEESTRRDTERNHTATHLLHAALRKVLGEHVHQMGSLVAPDRLRFDFSHNGPLSPEELARIEEIVNREIWRNDAVRTEVMGLHEARERGAMALFGEKYGDHVRVVEIPGFSMELCGGTHVRTTGQIGLFRIVSESGVAGGVRRIEAVTGPGAYELVLRGERILREAASALRTREENLLPRLQQVLEQNRELQRQLERARTQGGGDVVGGLVDAAQSVDGTKVIATPVDADNADGLRALGDRVRERLGSGVAVLAGGGERPMLLAVVTDDLITRGLRADAVVREVAALAGGKGGGKPHMAQAGVAHPERIPDALAAVGEVVRKMLAGK